From a single Serratia surfactantfaciens genomic region:
- the tetR gene encoding tetracycline resistance transcriptional repressor TetR, with protein sequence MSEKNTAARLTRETVLRGALELLNDIGIDALSTRRLAQHLGVQSPTLYWHFKNKAELLKAMAETIMLDHREEMPADMPWRAWVTANAVNFRRALLAYRDGARLHAGTRPQEPQFAIIEAKVALLCRAGFTPERAVNLLFAVGRFVVGWVLEEQQMQPDDALNEADRRRYPLLCEGWEGLQEKGADRLFEAGVRLLVDGAEAGLTNDNNHGGQP encoded by the coding sequence ATGAGCGAAAAAAATACCGCGGCGCGTTTAACGCGCGAAACCGTGCTGCGCGGGGCGCTGGAGCTGCTGAATGACATCGGCATCGACGCCCTGAGCACCCGCCGTCTGGCGCAACATCTGGGCGTACAATCGCCCACGCTTTATTGGCATTTCAAGAACAAGGCCGAGCTGCTGAAGGCGATGGCGGAAACCATCATGCTGGATCACCGTGAAGAGATGCCCGCTGACATGCCCTGGCGAGCCTGGGTCACCGCCAACGCGGTCAACTTTCGCCGCGCGTTGCTGGCTTACCGCGACGGTGCGCGCCTGCATGCCGGCACCCGTCCGCAGGAACCGCAGTTCGCGATCATCGAGGCCAAGGTGGCACTGTTGTGCCGGGCGGGATTTACGCCGGAACGCGCGGTTAACCTGCTGTTCGCCGTTGGCCGCTTCGTGGTGGGCTGGGTGCTGGAAGAACAGCAAATGCAGCCTGACGACGCGCTGAACGAGGCCGACCGTCGGCGTTACCCGCTGCTGTGCGAAGGCTGGGAAGGATTGCAGGAGAAGGGCGCAGACAGGCTGTTCGAGGCGGGCGTCAGGCTGCTGGTCGACGGTGCCGAAGCCGGATTGACGAACGACAATAATCACGGCGGGCAACCATAA
- a CDS encoding (2Fe-2S)-binding protein — MEINVNGRVVPLGDVSPDTPLLYVLRNDLQLNGPKYGCGLGECGACTVLLNGVAARSCSMPLSAVGNQSVTTLEGLGTSEALHPVQQGFIDEQAAQCGYCANGMIMTLVALFEREPEADEQAVKKELAYNLCRCGTHLEILRAAERARELLAARRQA, encoded by the coding sequence ATGGAAATCAATGTTAACGGCCGAGTGGTTCCACTCGGCGACGTCTCGCCCGATACGCCGCTGCTGTACGTGTTACGCAACGATCTGCAATTGAACGGCCCCAAATACGGCTGCGGCCTGGGGGAGTGCGGCGCCTGCACGGTGCTGCTCAACGGCGTCGCCGCACGTTCTTGCTCAATGCCGCTGTCCGCGGTAGGCAACCAATCGGTCACCACGCTGGAGGGCCTGGGAACATCGGAAGCGCTGCATCCGGTGCAGCAGGGATTTATCGATGAGCAGGCGGCGCAATGCGGCTACTGCGCCAACGGCATGATCATGACGCTGGTCGCGCTGTTCGAACGTGAACCCGAGGCGGACGAACAGGCAGTCAAGAAAGAGCTGGCCTATAACCTGTGCCGCTGCGGCACCCATCTTGAGATTTTGCGCGCCGCCGAACGCGCTCGCGAACTGCTGGCAGCGCGGAGGCAAGCATGA
- a CDS encoding c-type cytochrome — MNKMKKIAGWGGVTVLAVVVAGVVASWQPEIAPLAANATHSFSQAQIARGKTLADLGDCAVCHTRSGGERNTGGLAMEIPFGTIYTTNITPDVETGIGSWSYAAFERAMRHGVDRQGRYLYPAFPYTAFTRTSDADLQALYAYLMSQPAVKSRPPATDLHFPFNIRQGIFAWNWLFLTPGAMKEDPAQSADWNRGAYLVEGLGHCSACHSPRNVLFGEKTGADHLAGGVAEGWTAPALTARSPAPLVWTQQDLVDFMRTGYSANHGVAAGPMAPVIEEGMSRLPQADLQAIAVYLRSYHPETASGATAAALNAQAERQVEPLNSQGARLFSGACMACHAQEKGAQMAGVRPSLALNTNLFAATPDNAIRVVLDGIQRPANAELGYMPGFRYNLDDAQIAILLNYLRQHYAGQSPWPDLKAEVGRLRAETAQK; from the coding sequence ATGAACAAGATGAAAAAGATCGCCGGATGGGGCGGCGTAACGGTGCTCGCCGTTGTGGTGGCCGGCGTTGTCGCCAGCTGGCAGCCGGAAATCGCGCCGCTTGCCGCCAATGCGACGCACAGCTTCAGCCAGGCGCAGATCGCGCGCGGCAAAACGCTGGCCGATCTCGGCGACTGCGCGGTGTGCCATACCCGCTCGGGCGGCGAGCGCAATACCGGCGGGCTGGCGATGGAGATCCCGTTCGGCACCATTTACACCACCAACATCACGCCGGACGTGGAAACCGGCATCGGCAGCTGGAGCTACGCGGCGTTTGAGCGCGCCATGCGGCACGGCGTCGATCGGCAGGGGCGCTATCTCTATCCGGCGTTTCCCTATACCGCCTTTACCCGCACCAGCGACGCCGATCTGCAGGCGCTGTACGCCTACCTGATGTCGCAGCCAGCGGTGAAATCTCGGCCGCCGGCCACCGATTTGCACTTCCCGTTCAATATTCGTCAGGGCATCTTCGCCTGGAACTGGCTGTTCCTGACGCCGGGCGCGATGAAGGAAGATCCTGCTCAGAGCGCCGACTGGAACCGCGGCGCTTACCTGGTCGAAGGGCTGGGGCACTGCAGCGCCTGCCATTCGCCGCGCAACGTGCTGTTCGGTGAGAAAACCGGCGCCGATCACCTGGCGGGCGGAGTGGCGGAAGGCTGGACAGCGCCGGCGTTGACCGCTCGCTCGCCTGCGCCGCTCGTCTGGACGCAGCAGGATCTGGTCGATTTCATGCGCACCGGCTACTCGGCCAACCACGGCGTCGCCGCCGGCCCGATGGCGCCGGTGATCGAAGAAGGGATGTCACGCTTGCCGCAGGCCGATCTGCAGGCGATCGCCGTCTATCTGCGCAGCTATCATCCTGAAACGGCGTCGGGCGCGACGGCGGCAGCCTTGAACGCCCAGGCGGAGCGCCAGGTTGAGCCCTTGAATTCGCAAGGGGCACGGCTGTTTTCCGGCGCCTGCATGGCTTGCCATGCGCAGGAGAAAGGCGCGCAGATGGCGGGGGTGCGGCCGTCTCTGGCGCTGAATACCAACCTGTTCGCCGCCACGCCGGACAACGCCATTCGCGTGGTGCTGGATGGCATACAGCGGCCGGCCAACGCCGAACTGGGCTATATGCCGGGCTTCCGCTATAACCTGGATGACGCGCAGATCGCCATACTGCTCAACTACCTGCGGCAGCACTACGCCGGTCAGTCGCCGTGGCCTGACTTGAAGGCGGAGGTCGGCCGTTTGCGCGCCGAAACCGCGCAGAAATAG
- a CDS encoding xanthine dehydrogenase family protein molybdopterin-binding subunit, whose product MSRLELTRRQLLQAGGVVMVSSLLPASFNAFAAEPASTPADLPLDRVDSFISLTADGRVTAFNGHVDLGTGIRTALAQIVADEICVPFEQVTMILGDTQRTPDQGPTIASATIQVTSVPLRQAAAQVRHMLTALAAKAFELPAEQLTTAAGHVFVTQQPGRSLSYAQLASGQNLHVALDKNVQLNSEQQNRYVGRAVARVDIPAKVSGALTYVHDLRLPGMLHGRVVRPPYVGADSSAPLGGGLLSVDEGSISHLPGIVRMVVINDFIGIVAEREEQAIAAMRQLKTEWKSWAGLPDLSPEALPAALEANPKNDRVLRDDAGTDAALAALHTEVRADYVWPYHQHASIGPSCAVADVKDGRAQVWSGTQNPHDLRKDIARLLELPSEQVHITRMEASGCYGRNCADDVSADAALLARATGRPVRVQLMREQESGWEPKGTGQLIRVRGGLDAQNRVAAYELKTSYPSNNAVTLPLVLTGKVANRADVQQMGDRTAIPQYDYPHMRVICQDAAPIVRASWMRGVSALPNVFAHESWIDELAWRAGEDPIAFRLRYLNDPRAVALIEALKRQANWQDGPAHRSRAAGAEVVSGRGFAYARYFHSKFPGFGAAWAAWVCDLRVNRLSGQITLDKVFVAHDCGRMINPAGVRHQVHGNIIQSASRVLKEFVTFNETGVTSLDWGGYPILRFDELPQIDIQLIDRPDEAPMGAGESASVPSAAAIGNALFDALGVRLREVPFTPARVLAALRAQAGH is encoded by the coding sequence ATGAGCCGTCTCGAACTGACCCGCCGACAGCTGCTGCAGGCCGGCGGTGTGGTGATGGTCAGCAGCCTGCTGCCCGCATCGTTTAACGCCTTCGCCGCCGAACCCGCCTCAACGCCCGCCGATCTGCCGCTGGACAGGGTGGACAGCTTTATCAGCCTCACCGCCGACGGGCGGGTGACGGCATTCAACGGCCACGTCGATCTGGGCACCGGCATTCGCACCGCGCTGGCGCAGATCGTCGCCGATGAAATCTGCGTGCCGTTCGAGCAAGTGACGATGATCCTTGGCGATACGCAACGCACGCCGGATCAGGGGCCGACCATCGCCAGCGCCACCATTCAGGTGACGTCGGTGCCGCTGCGGCAGGCGGCGGCGCAGGTGCGCCACATGCTGACGGCGCTGGCGGCCAAGGCTTTCGAACTGCCGGCCGAACAGTTGACGACGGCGGCCGGCCACGTGTTTGTGACGCAACAGCCGGGGCGATCGTTGAGCTATGCGCAACTGGCGAGCGGGCAGAATCTGCACGTCGCGTTGGATAAAAATGTTCAGCTGAACAGCGAACAACAGAACCGTTATGTCGGCCGCGCCGTCGCCCGGGTCGATATTCCGGCCAAAGTGAGCGGCGCGCTGACCTATGTGCACGATCTGCGCCTGCCCGGCATGTTGCATGGCCGGGTGGTGCGCCCACCTTATGTGGGCGCAGACAGCAGCGCGCCGCTGGGCGGCGGCCTGTTGTCAGTGGATGAAGGGTCGATCTCGCACCTGCCGGGCATCGTGAGAATGGTGGTGATCAACGATTTCATCGGCATCGTGGCCGAGCGCGAAGAGCAGGCGATCGCCGCCATGCGCCAGCTGAAAACCGAATGGAAATCCTGGGCCGGGTTGCCGGATCTGTCGCCTGAAGCGCTGCCCGCCGCGCTGGAGGCCAATCCGAAAAACGACCGCGTGTTGCGCGACGATGCGGGCACGGACGCCGCGCTGGCGGCACTGCATACCGAAGTGCGGGCAGACTATGTCTGGCCCTACCATCAGCACGCCTCGATCGGCCCTTCCTGCGCGGTCGCCGACGTTAAAGACGGGCGGGCGCAGGTGTGGTCTGGCACGCAAAATCCGCACGATCTGCGCAAAGACATCGCCAGGCTGCTCGAGCTGCCGTCCGAGCAGGTGCACATCACCCGCATGGAGGCCTCCGGTTGCTATGGCCGCAACTGCGCCGATGACGTTTCGGCGGACGCGGCCCTGCTGGCGCGGGCGACCGGTCGCCCGGTGCGGGTACAGCTGATGCGCGAACAGGAGTCCGGCTGGGAGCCGAAGGGCACCGGCCAGCTGATCCGGGTGCGCGGCGGTCTGGACGCGCAAAACCGGGTGGCGGCCTACGAGCTGAAAACCAGCTATCCCTCCAACAACGCCGTGACCCTGCCGTTGGTGTTAACCGGCAAAGTGGCCAACCGGGCCGATGTGCAGCAAATGGGCGATCGCACCGCCATTCCGCAATACGACTACCCGCACATGCGGGTGATTTGTCAGGACGCTGCGCCGATCGTACGGGCGTCGTGGATGCGAGGCGTATCGGCCTTGCCCAACGTGTTCGCTCACGAATCCTGGATCGACGAGCTGGCCTGGCGTGCCGGCGAGGATCCGATCGCCTTCCGCCTGCGTTATCTGAACGATCCGCGCGCGGTGGCCCTGATCGAGGCCCTGAAGCGGCAGGCGAACTGGCAAGACGGCCCGGCGCACCGGTCGCGCGCCGCCGGCGCCGAAGTGGTGAGCGGCCGCGGCTTCGCCTATGCGCGCTATTTCCACAGCAAATTCCCTGGCTTTGGCGCCGCCTGGGCGGCCTGGGTGTGCGATCTTCGCGTCAATCGCCTTTCCGGGCAGATCACGCTCGATAAAGTCTTCGTGGCGCACGACTGCGGTCGCATGATCAACCCGGCCGGGGTGCGCCATCAGGTGCATGGCAACATCATCCAGTCCGCCAGCCGGGTGCTGAAAGAGTTCGTGACCTTCAACGAGACGGGCGTGACGTCATTGGACTGGGGAGGGTATCCCATCCTGCGCTTTGACGAACTGCCGCAGATCGATATCCAACTGATCGACCGTCCGGACGAAGCGCCGATGGGCGCCGGAGAGTCTGCCTCGGTGCCGAGTGCGGCGGCGATTGGCAACGCACTGTTTGACGCGCTCGGCGTGCGCCTGCGCGAGGTGCCGTTCACGCCGGCACGCGTACTGGCCGCGCTGCGTGCTCAGGCCGGTCACTAA